The Panicum virgatum strain AP13 chromosome 3N, P.virgatum_v5, whole genome shotgun sequence genome includes the window GGGCTGGCCTTCCGTGTTCTCGGCCTACAAGGCCCACACCAGTCCATCCATCGTGACTGGCCTGTAGAAGAGCAAAGGGGCTGGGCGCTCAGGATTGGTTTCGAAAGGGCGCCTCCCGGTCCCTGGAACTGCTGCCGCCTCCATGGGGGtgtggatccgccgccgccctttggggccgccgcccctgtgccaCACGCGGCGCTGCAGCGCCGTTGCCGAGCGCCACTGCCGCTCCAGTGCTCCAATGTGAAGCGCCACCGCCGCTTGGGCCGTGCgcagccgctgcagccgccgccgacgtttggcgcggtcgccgccgccgtgcggtcCAAGCGCCGCCGGGTCCGCctgcaccggccgccgccgttcgccggGCCTCCTGGCCCTTGTCTCTTCCACGCCCAAGCACCGCCGTTTGCCGAAGGGCACCCCGTGCGCCGCACGCTGGTGGTCGCCGGTgacgggccgcggcggccgtggtggcaCCACCTCCACCGAGAGCGGCCGTCAAGTTCCTAGGATGCCAATTCGGCCACTCGTCGCCGGCGTCCGTGAGTGCTTCTCCACGGTGAGTTCCTGTGTAGGGAGAGGCCCGCCGGCCTTTCTTCTTGCCTTCTCGTCGCTCAGTAGGAGAACAAAAGTGTCTGATTACGTGTTGTGAATGGTTGTTCTCTCTATTGATTGATTGTGTTTATATACAAGACCAAGAGACATTTCTCAAAAGACATGTCTCTTTGGGATGACCCCTTCGGGGCACCCTTTGGTGGCAGTTCCCCAAATGGGAATTATCCACCAATTACAGAATTAACTAAATATTACactaattgatcactaattaactATTTTTCTTCTAACAATTAATTCCAGATGCATATGGTGTTCCCATAATTAAACCGTGTGTTTTACCGAAAATGAGAACGCGGGAAAAGAAAGCAAGAGCGTGGGGAAAATACGCGCGCGCGCGTTCCGTTCCCACTTGTCACGCGCCGTACAAAAaggccaccacctcctccactcgCCACATCGTCTTCCACCTCGCCCCCACCACACCTCCCTCGACCCCTGTACGCCGAGAACAATGGCCGCCGGCTACTGCGCGCAGGAGCTCGAACGAGTCGCCAACCACCTTCTGCCACCGGAGATCGTCGCGGAAATCGGCACCGTCGTAGACACTACCGtgaactccgccgccgcctgccgcggtCACGCCGTCATCGAGGGGCTCGCCGCGCACCTCGCCAGCATCCTCGGCCTCGCCGGCATGGGAACCCAGCACCGACCACCTCCAGCGAATGCGACCCCACACGGCCAACACACTGACCTGAAGACCAATGGCGGGATGATGGCCCATGTCGCGCCGGATTCCAGGAGGAACGGCGACATGGTTGTTCTTTGCCCTGGAACCGTAAAGGTGTTCGCGACGACGCCGGTCGCCGCTCCACCTGCCAGCGCTGACATGGCGGAGATGAAGAGGCGACATCAGAATGGAAGCGGCACCGGCGTGTTCTTGCCGGCGAGGCATCAGGACCACCACCGGAGTGGCACCGGCGTGTTCATGCCCCTTGCCGGCGCGTACCGTACCAGGCCATTCAATTCTCGCAGCAGCAAGGGTAAGTGGAGCCGCCGCGACGTATGTGTCCCTGTTCTCGAACCATTCCAAATTGCCATCGATCGTTCAATCACGACGTACATGATGCAGCCTGCAGCCAGGCTTGATGAATGATCAGAGAGGAGAAATAGGGCAAGCTTTTGCATTCCAAATTCTCACTAGCATTTTTTTTATGTGAAATATGATTTGTTCCCTGTCCCTGCTAATGAACGATCCTGGTGGCAATCTCTGAAGTTCTGAACAAATCTGGTGATTGGTGGCTGAAGCAGGTCTGAAACCGCCGCGGCTGATGAGGAAGGAAGCGGCAGAATGCAGATGCAGCCGCGTTGCAAGCCTGCACTGAGCAGCTCCCCCTTCCCTGCCGCCATAACAGAATCAAGTGCGGCCATCTATCATGTCAGATGAGCAGTAGCTACAAGGGTTCTGAGTTGTGGCAAACgcaaaacagaaaagaaaaatggcacCTGTTATTTACCAGCAGGAATCTGTATCTTGCCTCTGtaataagaaaataaaattgTGTTGGGGACGGATACATGTGCTATGTCAATTGCATGCTGTTGGCGCATACATGAGCGTGCCCTGGGTCGCAAGTGTGGGTACTTTCttgcccaaaaaaaaaagtgtgggTACTTTCATTTCTTAGCGTAAAGTCACACTACTTGTGCGTATTGCGCCTCCTGCAATCCCCAGAGTATATTTTTCACTTACCCTCATGGCCACATGGCTTGTCCACATCATTCAAATACCACCGCTGCTGTATTCACATCATTCAAataccgctgctgctgcttgaagTTTGGTGAGTATGCAAGATAGGTAAAGATTCCCACGAGACAAATCCAATGGCCAGAATAGGCTGTCTcttatttcaaaaaaagaatAGGCTGTGTGGTCACACATAGGGTCCAGGGCTCCAGGCTCGCATCGGCGACCAAGTCAGCCAACCAAGCACGCTCATCCCTCCTTGTTGAGACATTTGAGAGAGTGCTTCAGCTAAATCAGCTTACCAGTCTGCAAAGCACAGAAGATTTTGTGATACCCTATCGGAAACGACATTCGACCAGATGGAATATCAAACTCCCTGCCGATTCTTTGCcatcaactgttcccatcattttcatcacaaaaaaaaaaagatgactcAAATGCAATACACTAGTTTAAAAGGCTTAGCAAAATGCTTGACAGCCGAAAAAAATCTCTGTATAAAACATGGTCCAGTTCCATTCAATGGCACGACTAGGTAGTACCCCCTCTTGTGGCTGCATCCCAGCCAACTAAAGCATCTCCACCCCCCCAAAAAATGCCCCCACAATACAACAAATATTACGATTATTGCAACAATAATAATTGGCATGTAAGCTAAGGTAAAAATTGGTCCCAGACTTGTCCCTACCAAAACCAACTACTACAGTGTCAAAGCAGCTGGGATGTTATTACGATAGGATGGAGCGGTCAACCCCATTTTGATATGTCGGTCTTGTGAAGTTATATGCCAATCTTCTTCTCGAACTTCTGGATCTGATTCAAGAATATCCAGGTCATCTGCACAAACATCATCATTCTATGAGTATATATACCACAAGAGTCAACAGACTAGATAGAAGACAACATAAAACATGGACTGTCCAACAGAGCATCACCAAGCATTTTCACTTACCATGACATGGGGCGCAATCCTGACACAGTACACCGGGAAGCCAGTGTAGAACTTGAATGGCCCACCACTCTTGAAGGTCTTCATGGCACAGTCCAAAGAACCTGTGTACGGGTACTTGCCATTGGCATCAGGTTGCATCTTCTGAATCTGTGTCTTCACGTAGTCAAAAGGCAAACTGCATGCTGAGGCGAAGAATCCAGAAACAGCACTGGCTCCTGTAAAAAAATTTGATGATTGCATCAGGAAACCAATTGGCCTAACATGGCTACATATAGAAACGGATGGAAATACGCAAACATGAGTGTTGTAAAATCCCATACATGTAGGGCAAAACGTCAGTTGCATAAGACAAGAAAATGGGCATTCGATTTCAATATCATAGCACACAATGCAAAAGGCACAAGAATCTTACCAATGACAGTAGAAATTTCTCCTGCGCCAAATTTGTCCCTAAATAGCTCAACACTCTGGTCATACGAAGCAAGCATACCCATGTTCAATGCCATAGCTCTCACAACAGTAGGGCCTGCACCCTTCCAAAGTGCAAGGATTCCCTCATCAGCTGTAATTCGGTAGAGAGCATGGAAAGCATTCTTGTAGTTGCGCCTTTGTGCAGCTGGCAGCGTTGAATCAGCTTGCATCCTAATGAGTGCCAAATCAGCAGGGCTACCAACACAAGCACCAATTGCTCCAGCAGTCAGACCAATAAAAGCTTTCTGAATTAGCGGCAACGGCTTTCCCTCATTCTTTTCAACTGCTTTGTTTGTCAGAACCCTGAAAAAAAGTATCCAAGTACAAGGTTCAAAATCAAATATAGAACAATTGTTTGAAAGAAGGCAAAATTAAATATAGAACAATTGTTGGAAAGAAGGCAAAATTACTGCAAAACCAAGCTAAAACAGCTCAAAAAATTCATGGCTGGTCACCTTTGGGGGAAAAAAAAAGTGGGTCTGGATATATTTGTTCACACTATATGGTATAGTGATAGTAATTACAGCAACTACAAGATCACATCATTCACACAACACAAACAAAAGAGAAAACTGAATTCATAGACCCTTTTGTGGAAAAAGAAATTTTATATTAACATCAAGCAAAAAAATTAACAGGATTATTCCTTTGTGAAAAAACATCAAACAAAAATCAATGCAGAGGAACAAAAACCATCAATCTCAAGGCACTCTACAAGGTCAAGTCAAATTTGATGACTGCGCAGCTCATCGGACAAAGTTGTATTGAACTATATATCTGATTAACCACAAAAAACTAGCACTATCTAGATGCAATACCAATAGCAACTAGAGGCCGCTCTTCACAT containing:
- the LOC120663970 gene encoding mitochondrial dicarboxylate/tricarboxylate transporter DTC-like, encoding MADAKQQQQQQQQQTAVAATGVWKTIKPFVNGGASGMLATCVIQPIDMVKVRIQLGEGSAGQVTKNMLANEGVRSFYKGLSAGLLRQATYTTARLGSFRVLTNKAVEKNEGKPLPLIQKAFIGLTAGAIGACVGSPADLALIRMQADSTLPAAQRRNYKNAFHALYRITADEGILALWKGAGPTVVRAMALNMGMLASYDQSVELFRDKFGAGEISTVIGASAVSGFFASACSLPFDYVKTQIQKMQPDANGKYPYTGSLDCAMKTFKSGGPFKFYTGFPVYCVRIAPHVMMTWIFLNQIQKFEKKIGI